The region ACTTTTTCAAACGCTACAACCACCGGTTCTGGGACAAGCGTGGGGTTGGCTACCAGGCAGGGAGATTACGATTTGATAATAGGGAATGGTAATTATACTTATACACTTGGTTATGAGAATACCGGCACAGTTTCAAGCCCTACATGGACCGCAAAAACTGTTTGGAATGCTCCATCCGGATTCGGCGGCAATCCATATTGGGATCCTGCCTTTGTCGATATCGACAATGACGGCGACTATGATGCGGCATATGGTTGCGTAGCATGTGGCGGTATTATATTTTCAGAGAACGTAGGTGATGCTAAGACCTTTCTTCTTATTGGAAAAAATGCTTGGAATGCTTCTTATTATAATCCTGCCTTTGCCGACTTGGACAATGACGGAGACTACGATCTATTAAGTGGTGACAGAGTCTACACTGGAGGAGGAATTTCATATGCCTATGAGAATACCGGCACAGTCTCAAGCCCTACATGGACCGCAAAAACTGCTTGGAATGCTCCGAATCTTGGGGATAACTCGTTGCCTGATCCTGCCTTTGCCGACTTGGACAATGATGGCGACTATGATTTATTAATTGGTGAAGAAGCCGGAATTTCATATGCCTATGAGAATACCGGCACAGTCTCAAGCCCTACATGGACCGCAAAAACTGCTTGGAATGCTCCGGATGTTGGAAGTAGATCCTCGCCTGCCTTTGCCGACTTGGACAATGATGGCGACTATGATTTATTAATTGGTGAAGCCTCCGGAATTTCATATGCCTATGAGAATACCGGCACAGTTTCAAGCCCTACATGGACCGCAAAAACTGCTTGGAATGCTCCGGATGTTGGTGATTACGCAAAACCCACCTTCGTAGATTTAGATAATGATGTTTATCTTTCCTCTGGTACATTCACCTCGGAGATAATTGACCTTGGTTTGCCGGCGGATTTTACAACATTGACCCCAGGTGTGACTTTGCCGACAGGGTTTGAATCAGTAGTTAATCCCGGGTTTGAGTCAGGGTCAGGCGTTGATGCGGATAATTGGACTGAACAGTCAACAGCTGATAGGGTTTCTGACAGGGCTCATTCAGGAAGTTATTCCATGAAATTTACTACATATACGGTTGCCAGAACAGCATACGCCAACCCCGCAGCGGTTAAGCAGGATAGTAGTGCTACGTATACTTTGTCCGGGTGGGTGTATAAAGATTCCAGCGCTTCGGTTTATTTGGATTTAAATGACAAAGCGGGAGAATGTACCGCATCCAGCCCCGCAACGTTAAATGAGTGGCAATATGTTAGTTGTAATTTTACAGTATCAGGATCTTTCAATACAAGAATAGTAGTTAGTAATGTCACGGGGAATGTTTGGGTTGATGATATTAGTGTTAAGCTTGCTACACCACCATCTGGCACTGATTCAATTAAATTTCAACTTGCAACAAATAACGACAATGTTACATGGGATTATTACGGTCCGGATGGGACTGCAAGCACCTACTATACTACTGCCGTTGGTCAAAATATCTGGTCTGGTCAAGATGGTTCACAGTACCTCCGTTATAAGACGTATTTTAACACTGCCTCCGCCTCGTACACGCCGACACTTGACGACATTACTATTAATTATTTTCAATATACGACTTCAGCCGACCTGACATCCTCGGCTTATGACACAATTGACCCGTCTAATGCCGTCGGCTCCATCTCTTGGACCGAGGGCGGGGTCTCCGGTTCGCAGGATATTAAATTCCAGATACGGACCGCGCCGGATGCTTCAGGCTCGCCAGGCACTTGGACGAGTTGGCTCGGGCCGACCGGCACGGGAGATTATTATACCGATCCTGCCGGAGGAGAAACCATAAATGCTACTCACACGGATGGATCGGGTGACCAGTGGGTGCAGTATAAAGTGTTTTTCACTTCAACTTCAGACGGTAGCGCTACGCCTACCTTATCTGACGTGACTTTGCAATATGTGGTAAATGCGCCACCGGACTTTGACGCGACTTTCGGCAATAGCGGAGTATCGGCAAGCCAGAATGCCGGCGCCGGTCTGGTAACTGTCCAGTATAAGGTGAGAGATATTGATACTACCTCGGGTACGGCTAATGCGGGCTTTGTCACTCCCTCTTTTGAATATTCTACAGACAATGGAAATAACTGGACGAGTATTGCCACTTCTACTTATATGACGGGTGACATCACTAATGTAGCGATGAATGAATCTACTTATACCGCTTATACGGCAGTCTGGAATGCGAAAGCGCAGATAAACGGCACTTATACAGAGCAGGCAAAAGTGAGAGTTACTATAAATGATAACGAGGCCTTAAATAACACGGCTACTCAGGCTTCGGCTGTTTTTACATTGGATGTGAAGAATCCGGTCTTGGGGTCTGTACCGGCAAGTATAAAAGCAAGCTCCACACCAGCAACGGTTGCTCTTGATGCCACAGACAATTCCAGCTTGCAGTATAGGGTGGGACTCGAGCAGAGCGGTTCAGATGCTTCATGGACTTCATTATCATCTACCACCACTATCTCTCTTGCTACTGACCCTGATACCACCTACACGGTCTTCAGAGACTCTTTTGGTAACACTACGGCCACGACCACATCGGTCACTCCGGAGACACCAATCTCCTTGGCTATTCAAGACACATCCAACATTGCCACTAGCGACTATAGGTTGTTTATAGCTTGGAAGCAGGCGACGACACCGTCTCCTGGTTTCGTTAAATATAATATTTTGAGGTCAATAGATAATGTAACTTATTCTCAAGTAGGGTCCGTCTCCACGATATCTGAGAATTATTTCACGGACCAGACGGTTTCTTATGGAGGAACTTATTACTATAAAGTAACAACAGAAGACGCGGATGGCAATGTTTCTTATCTCTCATCTTCTGTATATGGTACAGCTGATGGTGTACAAAATGGCAATGAGCCGGGACTGGCGCCGGTGACTATCACGTCAGGAAGCGTTGCATCATCCGGCGCCACTAATGACTCGGTAACTATATCTTGGGCAACAAGCGTAGTCGCCACTTCAACAGTTTACTATTCTGCCGGTAATACGAGTTATAACTTAAGTCAGACTGTAGACACTTATTCT is a window of Patescibacteria group bacterium DNA encoding:
- a CDS encoding FG-GAP-like repeat-containing protein, with amino-acid sequence MLLNLYQKLKLKTEVLRGEIVEDKARGRFIRPLWKKLKRGLCLIAFDTVEVALIIFKKPGHMRPQEAGDGFIRFDSESFKGRYHYYTAHRSVRERARLFISTSFSSFVAFLLIFAIILSIAGRPTAYVEAATYNWLQTDWTSLTANTASHTSDQTGWAEYSATSTNITANTELSISNIVYAVTDDGTLSSDGAASGGGFGNGTFSNATTTGSGTSVGLATRQGDYDLIIGNGNYTYTLGYENTGTVSSPTWTAKTVWNAPSGFGGNPYWDPAFVDIDNDGDYDAAYGCVACGGIIFSENVGDAKTFLLIGKNAWNASYYNPAFADLDNDGDYDLLSGDRVYTGGGISYAYENTGTVSSPTWTAKTAWNAPNLGDNSLPDPAFADLDNDGDYDLLIGEEAGISYAYENTGTVSSPTWTAKTAWNAPDVGSRSSPAFADLDNDGDYDLLIGEASGISYAYENTGTVSSPTWTAKTAWNAPDVGDYAKPTFVDLDNDVYLSSGTFTSEIIDLGLPADFTTLTPGVTLPTGFESVVNPGFESGSGVDADNWTEQSTADRVSDRAHSGSYSMKFTTYTVARTAYANPAAVKQDSSATYTLSGWVYKDSSASVYLDLNDKAGECTASSPATLNEWQYVSCNFTVSGSFNTRIVVSNVTGNVWVDDISVKLATPPSGTDSIKFQLATNNDNVTWDYYGPDGTASTYYTTAVGQNIWSGQDGSQYLRYKTYFNTASASYTPTLDDITINYFQYTTSADLTSSAYDTIDPSNAVGSISWTEGGVSGSQDIKFQIRTAPDASGSPGTWTSWLGPTGTGDYYTDPAGGETINATHTDGSGDQWVQYKVFFTSTSDGSATPTLSDVTLQYVVNAPPDFDATFGNSGVSASQNAGAGLVTVQYKVRDIDTTSGTANAGFVTPSFEYSTDNGNNWTSIATSTYMTGDITNVAMNESTYTAYTAVWNAKAQINGTYTEQAKVRVTINDNEALNNTATQASAVFTLDVKNPVLGSVPASIKASSTPATVALDATDNSSLQYRVGLEQSGSDASWTSLSSTTTISLATDPDTTYTVFRDSFGNTTATTTSVTPETPISLAIQDTSNIATSDYRLFIAWKQATTPSPGFVKYNILRSIDNVTYSQVGSVSTISENYFTDQTVSYGGTYYYKVTTEDADGNVSYLSSSVYGTADGVQNGNEPGLAPVTITSGSVASSGATNDSVTISWATSVVATSTVYYSAGNTSYNLSQTVDTYSISPSVVLAGLSANTTYYYYVKSRDAQGETATDDNSGSGYTFTTLNGPAISNVSITDVSNNSATIAFSTNISAQTCVFYGTSKPPADSGNCTAGYGTTNQSVTQTGLSSGTRYYIYLRATPEDTGTYSTSYDYNVLSGVKEYYTFTTSSDSSSPDISSITVSVGDTTADIKWVTNEKATSQVEYGTASGVYGVISSKTTDLDINHTVSLSDIAVSTPYYFRVASVDSSGNSASSTENTFTTLEAQIGESERVTVVSISTSGSPRDRSNPDIDSVLSQVTEDGIIISWQTTEESDSFVEYGKSTNYESLGFGRRRDAVYSHRVVLPLINFEPGETYHFKVSSRDISGNLGESNDYTFSIKGDKRVALVEEALAKEADKGPISDSIKTFRTFLETYSQKIAIKSENNNSNTSEEEDIESFLKEVQDFVPPPILLSKEPDVETTANSAIVKWKTDVEANSIVDFVEADRFDENDPKFDFQAGNFDEYVTDHRVEIANLKTNTEYYMRIRSKNRLGAETKSDKFKVITTEEALEIIAHNTAVSETSIMVEWTTNNMADASVSYTPVKGGEKIISESKTKGDPNPALIHRIMLEDLDMNTLYDLEIKSRTDDGEIATFDLGRKKTGADEDPPVMSQIKVDQAVYPKLNKVQTIISWTTNEPAKSKVVYWEGVDEPAEPNVKEHDEFVTKHIVTLTNLKPGGVYRLKVESEDIAGQESISKPTAILTPKQSESVTQLIIKNVEDIFNFGKSR